The DNA window AATGTCCATGCTCGTGCGAAAATGTTGTGTCACAGTGGGATTGATGTCTTCCCATCTTATTGTTGAAGCATGACACAAACGATTGTTCATCGAAATATAAACAGTTCCATTCATAATTTCtacaaagacaaaaataatatgaatatcattttacatcagatgtttaaaaagtaatacATTTCGAAAAGTACTAGTAAACATTTATTGTACCATAGgctttatgtgttgttttttggtTTGTGTTTGAAGGCTTTGATGTTGACTACAGAACGGCGTTGAATTCTAATACAATTATCTACATCTTTAACATACTTTCTTGTACACGTAGACATTTATTTTggttacgattttttttttatataaactatctttattttcatattttcgaCAGTAAACATACATAAACATGTTCAtgtagaaaaaagataaaaatgctTTAACTATGAACACGTGGAAAATTTTCAGACTTCTGCCCTCAGTTATAtaatatagataaaatataGCAAGATAACGTTAACATGTTAAGATCTATAAAAGAAGAGtcttgaattttataaaaaaaatcagccaAAAATGTCCTATCGTATTGTATGCTTCCGAATAAATGTGTCCCTTTAGCATGTTATTTAGTTGtaaacacaaaaatgtataagagAGAAtccaaaaacgacaaaaaaaaagatttaagacAAGAGAGACATGTAGctaattaatttttaaagttcTATTGTTATGTTGCTTTTGAgagaaaatataatgaaaatatttttatttttaaattatacctTGCAAACTTCTAAATTCGAGTTCCATCAATCCTTGTGTTCTAGACCCAGGTTTACTATTACTGGCTACAAGTAAGCTAAACTTGTCTAGAAAAAGTTGGCGTCCTCTTATCAGACGCAAATTCTGTAAATGCAATTTTTGAGACAAAACAGAGGATATTAATACATATCCACTGACCTCCTCGATCGATTCAAGAAAAGACAAATCCCAATTTCCGGTATCATCTAAATATGTGATTTCTAGATTTCCATCTACATATTTACAATTAGTGTATCTTTGTCTGTACAAGTCATACTGATCCTGAGAGCTCCCACTCATACCCAAACCACTGTTTAATCCTTGACATACTCCTGAAAGAAATAGAACAAATAGTACACTACACCAGCATAGACCCAccgttttatttttgaaaatttcctgTAGCAAATCTGGAAAATTGCAGTACTGTTattatgacataaaaaaaagttcgagTAAATTGAAATTGGCGTTTGATTTTTGCCAGTCCAGTGTTTCTGATAATTTGTTAAGTTCTCATTCTAATTGGTgtgtttcaattaatttggtaTATAACCCGGATTTATTTTCCCTTTATCAATTTAGTACTAttaaacagtggtatactattgttgccttgaTTAACAATAAGCACAACCGAAGCCTTTGAAAAATTACcttataaaagaaatagaaaacttTATTCATTAGTTTTAACTTGATTAAAAAGgctgatttatatcaaaattttactgaaaaagcaagACTGGGGTATCAACTGTATTGGGTTTAGCAGTTTAAGCTATTTATTATGTGTATCAATTGTGTTGCTAATGGCAAGCAGGGTGActataaaaaaggaaatgagATATAATTGACAATGACAACTGTCAACCACAAAAGTTCAAATAGAGTGGATATAAGTAATTAAagactttttaataaatattaatgttGGAATCAAAACAGGTTAAGATGTCTTTCTATTATGTTGTggtgtatactattgtttcaggtaaaagaggaacaaaatataccagagggacagtcaaactcataaatcgaaaaaaaaactgacaacgcaatagctttaaaaatgataagcagacaaacaatagtacacatgacacaagaTAAAAAACTAAGGAATAAGCAACTCGAACTTCACCAAAATCTAGGGGTTATTTCacgtgctccagaagggtaggcagatcctgcgcCACATATGACACCCGTCATGTGTGTTGCTTATAAGATAACAAAAACCGGTAAGTATTCATGAAAGGCCCTTATTAAAACGTTTACACATGCtgcatttgtttttatgtgtccTACATTGTAAGTCAGAACATTATGGTCAGTGATTGTCTTTGTTGTGGGGTTCAAAAGTGATCATCgtttcttgtttgttttaaataaatttagaccgttggttttcctgtttgaaattactgttcggtgtgagccaatgctttGTGCTTGTTGTCGTACTTTTGCCTATTATGATTTATCTTGacaaattttgacttggatgCAGAGTTGTCTCCTTTACACTCATATAACTATCAATATATTATCAAAACTAGAATATGTAGAATAGAAATAACAAGCCGGTCAGTGGAgcaaatgacaacacaacagtTCAGAATATATTAGTTAATTACTAAATGTAAAAGACCGATTTACACTAAAACTCTTCTTTGAAGTTTTGTTTCACTATGTGTCCTCGTGCAAAGTTTAATTGGttaagcatacatttttgtacgtAAACgatgttatttttctattagCATTTGTTACGAAAATAATTCGCTTACGGAatgagttataaaatctttatagTTATTGATCAAAATGCATAACAATAATGTTGTTTCAAGTAAAATGTTGCACTcattatgaaataatatttacgATATAATGACTGTTAGGCTTTATATgcgttatatattttactcattgttgatggTTGTATGGTGACCTTACGTTGCTTATCTTCAAAATCATGTAGTTTCTGTTGTAGAGATGTGCATTTTAtgttattgacaatcatatcattAGTGAATGTAAACAAAATCTTGTTTGATCAAACCTATTTGACTttctttgataataaaaaaaaaagcagttgACGTTCTTTGTACAAAATAACTTATTCTATTTAAGACACACTTTTGGGAATTTGCTCACATAGTGTCCAGAAAGTATAAAAGATTTGCGGTTTCAAAAAGTGCGACAATACTTACTTGAGCTAGATGCACTCTCGGGCAGGTTATTGCTTTCTTGTCCGAACACGAGCAGCTGTAAATGAGGTCATATTGAAatacgtattataagtgaaaacgtctttgaaatataaatgaactataATACAATAACATGTACGTAAAAATACTTACTCAGTAGGCGTTTATAGCAGAAACACTAGATTCCAATCCAAATACATAATAGTATTGAAGGTGGCGTTAAAAACATGTCATTCTAATgtttcatgtatatattaacCCCTGAATTTAAAATGTGTACGTTCAAGCGTTCTTCAGAAATGAGATCATCCCACGAATGTCTTTTAAAGGTTAAAGCAAACAAGTATTTCTGCTTGCCaaaagtttttagaaaaaaaaattgaaatatttgttatgtatTTGGTGTTGTTAATACTAAATACTAATTCATTTTTCACAACATGAGTGATGCATGATTAACAGTTATGATACTTGAAATTCGTTCGTACACCAATTAGACATTGCATTCAATGTAAGCGAATGTTTGCCAAGTACAGGcaaaatattgttaaagtaTTGCCAAACTATTTGGGTGAAGTACATGTCTGATAACGACAtccaaatattgaattgaaatcaattcaaaatgcaataaaataaatgatttttttttataaagtttggaATAAAGCTATCATAAACCAAACCCTACATGCGTTATGTTTAAGCTAACGATTCAAacgttttaatttaattgtgtTCTTATTTATATGAGGAAGACATTAGACCTAGACTCCTAGACAAGTTGATCAATTGAGTGAGACCAAAAACAACATACAGActaaattgtaacttggatgtgagagttgtctaattggcactcataccatatacAGTGTACAACTGtcataaaattgttttcttttatgatTTCTGGAGGGCATTTGATAATGAGAATGTATTTACATGACAATCTGTTGCCTTTGGTCCACTACATCCAGCAGCGCATTCAGAATGACAACACTGACTTGGATCTTCACCAAAACACCTATCTGTACACGTTGGGCTGCAAGCAGGCCCATGGTTgactaaaaatatcaaataaattaaaactttggtttaaaaaatgaaacgcaatttgtttcaataaatttatgcTATATTTTCTTTACGAAATacagaaaattatatttaaggAATTCATTTCCAATATGCAACGCTTACATTCCAGTGACCGACTTcgtgtataaaaataatttcataacaAACGACTACGAAAGGGAAGAAGAGGGATGGCAACTTGTATACAAAAACACGGGAACTCAAGAAAATCTATTAAAAGTACATATGaagaaagttttgaaaacagttgTTTTGTTTCGTGTTGCAGGCCTCACTGTAACTTTGACATAAAGAACAGCAATTAAAGCGCTGTGCTTTTGATTTGTGTTGTTTTGTAGTTGTGCGTGTTCTGATTTTGGTCATGGAAGGAAacctatatactttttttttttttttactaaaacgGGGTGTATAACAATGTGTGTTCATCACGTCAACCTGCCTTAATTTATAACTGTATCGTTACTGTATGTCTTATTtcctgaattatttttttgagaaATAGGAATATGCTTATGCATGAATTCTGAATAACTTACTTATTTGACACATATCTGGTCCTTCTCCCCAGCAATGTCTAGAACCTGTATTCTCATTATAACATGCTGCATCACACTCGCCACCTGTAAAACATGGAATAATCTGGTAAGTTGGATATCAATTTCAGTGGATTTTGTGTTTAACTGTGGTCcaagaatttaaattttgaacgaGTAATAAATTTTTACTAAACTTTTCAGTAAAAAATTATGCAGACTCTGCCAAaatcatgaaatcaaatatccacaaaaatgtgAATTTATCTCAATCAACAAATATTGGTCTACAcggaaataaatatatcatccgttattgttttttaaaatggtactttttttaaatttgtttagaaCACTTTTGTGGCATTTATTGAGAGTTCCATGACGTGTTTTGTGTTCTTTGACTTGTTTTATGACAGTGGTGTGAACCTTACTttaatctatactattaaacgagaagacctcatttttggtgtcgcttctcttccttccacaataaatcaatcatcatgcctATGTGTCCTAcaggtaacatgcatagtcgcatttgtcatccattcttatgactattcagattgagttattttgggagaaaaacgacaaaaaaggaATCCGGATATGATTCCGTCATCGGACTAACTTTTAGTCATATATTAGATTTCCGGTTTGAAAGATgcacaaatacaaccaatcgtatgatagataactaaatatgaaaaatgaataagccaatcagagcgttctcAATAGCATGGGGTTGAGATCACAtgaactattatacctccttataGAGATACActaattatttttcgcgtttattcatatgtaaactacgattatgaTACTTTAATATATACAGACTCCctgtattctgtctactgttttctttgttttctttgaaatgtttactatttaaggggtcataccagttgaatatatatatatatattaaaataagtaaaatatttgacacaagTAGAACCAATCGTATATGATGGATaacaaaaatagagaaaaaaaataagccattcagagcgttctccatatcatggtgtttagatcgcaagaatCAAAACTAGTATACCTCCTTAGAGaagacaattatttttcgcgtttatctacatgtaattTACGATTATActtctttaatatatagagactatctgtattctgtcagggactttctatgttagtatagaaagtcgGTCCTGATTCTCTCTACTGTTtcctttgaaatgtttactacttAAGGGATCATACGGTTTACGTCTGATTATTTaccacttgcatatatattaaaataagtaaagcAGAATTAATTTCAtctaaaactacctcgaccaaaaactttaacctgaaacgggACAGACCCGGACAGAAACAAAAACGAgcgaacggacggacagacttgCGTGAAAACATCATGCCAATAAATGAGGCAtaacatttattgttgaaagggaaaatagtgatttggcaaaaatgaaagtaaggtagagattaAAAGTAGGCGAGCATTTTTCGGGGCGTAGGGATAgtgtgtttttaagctcgggatttggaAATGATCCTTACTGGATCcggaaatatatttttcgatttcatGATTTCGGAAtatgcatttcttttaattctcatacatactatattttacaaaaaatcatcctacaacagtccacaagctatatatgcccgcgatttcgcgggtgtgttctagtcgttataaaaagaagttaaaaacgttttaacaaaaccaaaaaaagaaacaataaaaaaaacacaagactctgcaaaaagaaatgaaaagagAAACACTTGTCAGCACAATTCCAGTATACTATAGAATGAAGCTTTTTGAGTGGTGGTGGTTTTAGTATCTTttgtcaattgaaggtaacaacAAAAGATAAGTAAACAAAAACCTAGTAAGACAAAATGTGTTAGCAGCTTATCTTGAATGTTAGGTAATTCCATCTTCTCTATCCATATGCAACCGCCATGCAGGTATATAACACAGGTTTGAGTGTACACAAAACTTGattctttaaataaacatacaaCAATTCACTGCTTACCATATAAGTGTAGAAAACTTAGACAAATATCGAACGTTTaagtcatttattatttataaaaattcctataaaatttagtaaagccCTGATGATTAAccttttaattaaatatataatgctTGTTTtcgatgttttcatttttcacagCATTTGCTAAACACCTCTGCTGATAGATTATCAGTCCTTGAGGGTATACTCAGCTCAGAAGTCGGTACTTCTTTATGTGATCTTTggtctttttgtattttattgtttcatttttaaatttttgatggtCGGCTTAGAGTGTTCCTTTTTAAGGAAAATTAAGAAAAGAGTTTagtaaacttgcattttattttgtcaatgaacgataacaaaatatttttttccaattcaCACTTACACGATCTTTTATAACCTGGAATGTCCATGCTCGTGCGATAATGTTGTGTCACAGTGGGATTGATGTCTTCCCATCTTATTGTTGAAGCATGACACAAAAGGTTGTTCATCGAAATAAAAACAGTTCCATTCATAATTTCtacaaagacaaaaataatatgaatatcattttacatcagatgtttaaaaagtaaaacatttcgAAAAGTACtagtaaacattttttgtaccataggctttatgtgttgttttttggtTTGTGTTTGAAGGCTTTGATGTTGACTACAGAACGGCGTTGAATTCTAATACAATTATCTACATCTTTAACATACTTTCTTGTACACGTAGACATTTATTTTggttacgattttttttttatataaactatttttattttcatattttcgaCAGTAAACATACATAAACATGTTCAtgtagaaaaaagataaaaatgctttaaggtggtatgggtgtctttcgccatattggattgtaaaaaacagagaatctaaggtccatattttctatcaaattagcaaaatttgatgcaagaatgcagatatttcatgcgtttttacatttaaaagatccaatttataagaatataacttataaatataaatatatgtacaagtgtagattgtttttggttatttttgaatattttgaacttgtcattttaaggggaggtaactctaaaacagtgcattttctgttggattgttcatggaattttcttactttgtattttagccggaaaaaacgcacggtgaccctatcttttcttttgatattatcaaagcattgtttgaaagctatattttcctaatttattttacaattctatcatttcgtttagtttctattcacaaaatggtgttttttcctgtataatccatacaaaatgtgtcattttgtcacgacccgtagtttgaaaaaatgcacggtgacctatcatttttataatattttttaacatgtatcaatagatactacattttggcaaagtatgaacaaattctatcatttttattttagactcccataccaccttagcTATGAACACGTGGAAAATTTTCAGACTTCTGCACTCAGTTATATAATATAGATTAAATATAGCAAGATAACGTTAACATGTTAAGATCTATAAAAGAAGAGtcttgaattttataaaaaaattcagcCAAAAATGTCCTATCGTATTGTATGCTTCCGAATAAATGTGTCCCTTCAGCATGTTATTTAGTTGtaaacacaaaaatgtataagagAGAAtccaaaaacgacaaaaaaaaagattatagaCAAGAGAGACATGTAGCTAATTAATTTTTACAGTTCTATTGTTATGTTGCTTTTGAgagaaaatataatgaaaatatttttatttttaaattatacctTGCAAACTTCTAAATTCGAGTTCCATCAATCCTTGTGTTCTAGACCCAGGTTTACTATTACTGTATACAAGTAAGCTAAACTTGTCTAGAAAAAGTTGGCGTCCTCTTATCAGACGCAAATTCTGTAAATGCAATTTTTGAGACAAAACAGAGGATATTAATACATATCCACTGACCTCCTCGATCGATTCAAGAAAAGACAAATCCCAATTTCCGGTATCATCTAAATATGTGATTTCTAGATTTCCATCTACATATTTACAATTAGTGTATCTTTGTCTGTACAAGTCATACTGATCCTGAGAGCTCCCACTCATACCCAAACCACTGTTTAATCCTTGACATACTCCTGAAAGAAATAGAACAAATAGTACACTACACCAGCATAGACCCACcgttttattattgaaaatgtCCTGTAGCAAATCTGGAAAATTGCAGTACTGTTattatgacataaaaaaaagttcgagTAAATTGAAATTGGCTTTTGATTTTTGCCAGTCCAGTGTTTCTGATAATTTGTTAAGTTCTCATTCTAATTGGTGTGTTTTACTCAGTTTGGTATATAaccaggatttgttttctcttgatcaatttatttcttttaaacaacggtatactactgttgccttgaTTAACAATAAGCACAATCAAAGCCTTTGAAAAATTACCctataaaagaaatagaaaacttTATTCATTAGTTTTAACTTGATTTAAAAGgctgatttatatcaaaattttactgaaaaagcaagACTGGGGTCTCAACTGTATTGGGTTTAGCAGTTTGAGCTATATAGTATGTGTATCAATTGTGTTGCTAATGGCAAGCAGGgtgactataaaaaaaaat is part of the Mytilus trossulus isolate FHL-02 chromosome 13, PNRI_Mtr1.1.1.hap1, whole genome shotgun sequence genome and encodes:
- the LOC134694415 gene encoding epidermal growth factor receptor-like; this translates as MFIQYTALLFSVFLHNVLLVFGQESNNLPESAASSRVCQGLNSGLGMSGSSQDQYDLYRQRYTNCKYVDGNLEITYLDDTGNWDLSFLESIEEVSGYVLISSVLSQKLHLQNLRLIRGRQLFLDKFSLLVYSNSKPGSRTQGLMELEFRSLQEIMNGTVFISMNNLLCHASTIRWEDINPTVTQHYRTSMDIPGYKRSCGECDAACYNENTGSRHCWGEGPDMCQIINHGPACSPTCTDRCFGEDPSQCCHSECAAGCSGPKATDCHLLVFGQESNNLPESASSSRVCQGLNSGLGMSGSSQDQYDLYRQRYTNCKYVDGNLEITYLDDTGNWDLSFLESIEEVSGYVLISSVLSQKLHLQNLRLIRGRQLFLDKFSLLVASNSKPGSRTQGLMELEFRSLQEIMNGTVYISMNNRLCHASTIRWEDINPTVTQHFRTSMDIPGYKRSCGECDAACYNENTGSRHCWGEGPDMCQIINHGPACSPTCTDRCFGEDPSQCCHSECAAGCSGPKATDCYACKSFVNDGECVSSCPSGKVYNQQHDLDLQENVGGKLTYGILCMKNCPPQLLKDVEQNMCVKNCRPNMHGVDGMCVECDGPCPKTCVGLSGTDYITADNINQFEQCTVITGNLRILEASFQGDVHNNIPGITVGDLQVFKNLKEVTGFVQIQSNDPEMKTVSFLSNLEVIHGMDVDVTQSSLSIMFTQIRTLGLTSLRQIKDGHVTIAYNSLYCTELNIDFQSMLVQKSVQRVRILRNESPEICNNKTALK